The nucleotide window TTTTTTCCATAGCATCATTGATCTTTTTTCTTTTTATATAGTTTGAGATTGTATGCATATAGTAACCTTGCATATAAATATCTTTCTTACTGGATGCACTAATGTAGTATTTAGCTGCATTATTACTGTCACCCAGAGCTTTATAAGAATCTCCAAGATTAATGAGAATTTGCTTTGTTTCCTCATTTTTTTTATTTTCATATTCTTTCAGGATATCTTTATATTCAATAATAGCATTGTCATAGTTTTTAAAGTCAAAGGCTGCTATATCTGTCATTTTCCGCTTTGCAAGTAAAACAGCATTTTTCTCATTAGAAATGTGTAAAACTTTTTTATATGTTTCAAAAGCTTGTTTGGGATTTTTTTTTTGTTTTTGTAAAAGTCACCCAAGATTATATACACTTTGGCAATTTGAATTGGATCCAAGCTGCTAAACTGTTCTATAAACAAGTTACATGCCTTAGCAGTAAGGGAATCCTCTCCAACTTGCAAAAAGAAGTTTATGCTTGCCATGAGTGTTTTTGGAGAATCGCATTTATTTAAATATTCTGAGATAATCTTAGTATATTTTCTAGAGCGGTTTTTATAGTCTTCGTCCTTATTAAAAAACACATCCACGGTTCTTATATTTTGGCTGGTAGTGTCTGATATGTCTTTTTCTATTGACCGAACCTCTTTAGCTGGGAATAAACATGTTCCATTTGGGATTTCAATTTCAAGAGCAGGAGAGATGCTTTTAATTTGTCCTCTGATTTCTCTAGCATCTTTAAGAATTACTTTATCTGCCATTATTTTTAGTTTAACTTTATATTCTCCAGGTTGAAGGTAGACATGTAGAGGATTTGTCTTTTTACTTGTTGTCCCGTCTCCAAAGTCCCAGATGCAGAGACCTCCAAGTTTTTGATCTCCTGATAGATTATAAAATTGTAAGCATGAGTAAATATTTTTATCTATTTGATAATTGCTTATTTGCTCCCATGTAAAGTCAGCCGCTATAGAATTATCATACTTCTCAAAATTTGTTACTTTAGTATGAATGGGTGATAAAAACACTTGTGCAGGTATAAGTTCAAAGTATTTATCTTTGGGTTTCTTCCATCCTGCTACAGCAGTGGTAACACCGCTGAATTGAGTATGGTAGTAATCTATCTTGTGTATGCCCGCCTTAAGATTGATTTCCCCTCTGTATTTGCCATAGACTCCTCCTGATGCCCCATGACCTCCAGGCCACTGTGTAACAAGTCTATTATCTATGAATAAGAAAGAGGCATCATCAGAAGCAGTTGCAAACCAGTACACACCTGTTTGGGCGCAGTATATATATCCACTGTAGATACTAAGAAATCTTTCAGATGGACCAAATAGATTATAGCCCTGAAAAATATTAGGAACATATCCTTTCCCATATATCTGTTCATTCCTATCTAGTAGTCTTTTCATTTGGTGCCAATTCTTGCAGTATCCTGAGCCAAGTTTTCTGGTTTCCAATAAAAGTCCTGTATGTAGAGGATCCCAGTTATGTTTCGCAGGTTGTGCGTTTGGATTATTGAAGTAAATATAGTAATTTTCAAAACTGGTTTTATCCTCAAATATGATCTTTGTCTTACCAAACGGGTCACAATGTATCAATTTATGCGGCACAATATTGCCAGAATTATCTATTACTCTTATATCAGAACCATTATCATTTATAAGACCACCAGTAGTAAAGATTGTGTATACTGTGCCGGAGGATTGTTGGGTCTTTTCCCATAAAAGCGGATAAACAGTCTTTCTGCATTTAAAATCAGAGTTCCACCATTGGATATTAGAAGGATAAGCAGGCAGCGGTGAAGCAAAAGGAGAGAAAACAGAAAAGAAAAGAGTAGATAATGCAAAGATAATGGATTTACATTTCATGTTGCTATTCGAATACTAAATATCCAAACCTTTCGGGTACATGAAAGGATTTTAATGTAAGTGACCAGCAGCTGAGTTCGGTTTTATCAGCTCTGCGAGCTCTATTAAAATTTATTCCCCAGGCTTCACTACAAGTAGGAAATTTTACATTAAGAGAAGAATAGTCAATGCTTGCCTCACCTGTCCAATAATCTTTTGAACTCTGAATCCTGGCTTTGCCGTTCCATGTTCCATTCCAAGCGGCTGAATAAGACTCATATCCACCAGGTGTGGATCCATCGTAAAAAACTCCCTTTGGATTCATGATAAAATGGTAGTAACTATAATAATCTCTTTTGGTATCCAGAAAAAGTTCCAGGCAGTCATCACCCCAAACCGCACTATCTCTGGTTTTGGCTTTAATGAGTAGCTTTGATAGATTTTCTTCATATAAAATAAATCCAAAGTATATTTTTTTATCATCATAAGTAACCATAGCTACACTTTGCAGAGAAGCCTGTTTATCGGTTGTGTATTCAACATAGTCAGTAGCTTTCTGGGCTTTGGTCCAGCATGCATCAGATAAGTATCCATCTATTTTAGGTGGAGAAGAAGTTCTTTTTGCAATATATACTTGTTTAGGACATTTGAGAGAGCGGTCACGTACCCAGAGCTCTCCCATTGCATTTTTTGCCCAAATTGCATCTGGATTATTAGTTATGATATCGTTATATATCTCTGTTGCAGTGCCTGATTTACCTAAACGTTCTTCTAGCCTGGCGATATGAAAATACCTACCTAAATATTTTGGGTCTTTTTTGACAATGTTTTTATAGATTTCTAAGGATTTCTGGTAATTACCCATAGATTCGTTGATTAAGGCTATTTGTTCTAAAATCTGTGTCTTATCTGCTTCAAGTGTAGATGTTGATAAAATCTTATTGCAGACATCAATTGCTTCTGAATATTTCCCCTGAGAAGAGAGAATGTTAGCTTTTGATAGAGATATTTCCACAATATCTTTTGCTGTTGCTATATCATGAGACTCCTTAAGTATCTTATTATAGATTTCAAGCGTTTTTTGGTTATCTCCTGATGTAAAATATGCTTTTGCAGACTTTTTTAGAATGTTTAGTTGTTCCTTCCTTGAGGCATATTTTGCAGCTATTTCATAGAATTTAAGAGCTTCTTCTTTTTGTTTTCTCTCCTCCAGCATTTTAGCATATTCCTTGTATACATCTGCCATACGCCTATCATCAGGAAATCTTTTACTCACATCCCGATAAACTTTAAACAAAGCTGATTTTTTATCTTTAAGTGAATCCACAAGAAGCAGGTAGATTTTTATGATCTCAGGATTATCTCCTTCTTTTCGAATGGCAGATTTATATGTCCAATATGCTTCTCGTCTTGATTTTATTTGCTCGAAAATTTTACCAAGCTCGATATATTTATTTATTACTTCGGGAGTATGTGGATGCTTTTTAATGAATTTCCTCAGCTCTTTTATTTGCTCCCGTTTGGACATGTATGGCTGCAAGTAACCCTCTGTTCCTTTTTGGCTGGTTTCTATAAGCAGCGCAAATTCAAATTTTTTTGATAAATAATTGTTAATAACAATCAGGCAGAAGACCAATATAAGCAGTGTTGCAAGAATGGACAGATTCCCTTTATCCCTAAAATTGATCATTTTTGATACTTGGCATCTAATCCTTATCTAGTGATTCGAGAGAATCAATTCCCTGAGGGAGAGGAAGAATATATTTTACTTTTTGTATGCTACCATCTTTTCTTATTGTTCTGCATACGCGCTGCTTTATAAGAACAGAATGTTCGATCCAGTTGTCTTTTTCTATTATTGACCCAAAGATATAACTAGTTCCTTTGATCAGACAATTATCATTAATACGTGTAGGAAATTCGTCACTGCCTGTTATATTGACACTGGATTCAATCCTAACATTTTTCCCAATAGCAGTATTCCCTTTAATAATATCTCCCTGCAGGATTCGGGAGTTTTCTCCAATTTTTAGTGTTTGATCTGAATATGTTGAAATGTAGACATTTTTATCAATCCATGAGTTTTCTCCAAGCACAATATTTCCATCAATTACAGTGTGCTTACCTATAACAACTCCCCTGTTTAACTTAACACCACTCGAAATATAAGCATCTTCTCCTATTGAAATATCCAAAGGCCCATATTTTTTATCCTGTTTAATAATATCTTTTATTACCTGTTCATGTATGAAAAATTTTTCTTCGTCCTGAATAGTTATTAGGTTCTTTAATTGCTCGTAATATTTTTTCCTTAGAATTGATTCCATATATTTAAGAACAGTTTTGTTGTTGAAAGCAATGATTAAATCTTTATTCTCTATTTTAAAACCGTCTACGGAAAGCCCTGATCTGTTATAAATTTTTACCATATCAGTGAGATATCTCTCTTTTTTTACATTAGCTGTCCCTATCTTATTAATATGTTTAATGAGTTCATTTATTCTGAAAGCATACATTCCTGAGTTGAATTCGCTGTTCTGGAGAAGTTTCTCTTTTGAAAAAGAATATTTCCTGTTTTTATATTCAATCTCATGCTTCTGGCTATTTGTAAGTTTAAGTATATCTTTGTATTCGATAAGGTCTATTATCCTATAATTTTGCGAATCGTCAGGAACTCTTAGTATTCTGCCATAATAATTTAACTCGGGAGGTCCAGTATAGATGCCAGTAGCAAGCATCATATCTGAGTTCAGGAACTCAAAGTATTTGGCGAATCTTCTGATTGTGTCCGAGTCCATAAGACACATATCTCCGGGGAATATAAACACGCTGCCTTCAAACTTATTTTTCAATGCATCAAGAGCTATTTTAACAGCATGGCCTGTTCCTTTTTGTTCATTCTGATAAACAAAAACTGTATTTTTGATCTTGCCTATTGTATCAATTACTTCAATAGCCTTATGCCCAACAACAATGATCTGATTTTTACATGCAAGACCTTGCTTAGCAGATTCTGCTATCCTTTTTATAGAAGGGATTCCCCATACTTTATGTAATACTTTCTGCGATTCTGTTTTAAGCCTTTTCCCATGACCAGCTGCAAGAATTATTGAAACAATGTTCTTTGAATAATCAATGTTATCCGAATATTCTGATATTTTTTTTTGTATTTCTTTATTATTATTAACCATAACTAAACTTATTGCTAACTATATGCTTAGCGAATTATAATACATATAGATATTAGTGTCCAATTAAAATTACTTTGTCATTTATCCCTTTCTGACTTATAATCAAAAAAAGGTTGATTATGAATATAAGACTAAAGGATGTCTCAAAAGTATTAAAAGGGAGAAACGGAGTTGAGAAAGTTCTCCTTGATAAGGTTAATCTTGAAATTAATGAAGGAGAAATTGCATGTATTATGGGTCCTTCAGAGTCAGGAAAAACGTACCTATTAAAAGTACTCGCTGGTTTAAAACCCTTTGATAGTGGAGACATATTTATTGATAACATTCACGTGGATCATCTTCCTAAAGATAAATGGCCTATTTGCACAGTATATGAGGATTATTTTTCCTATAAAAAGTGGAGAAAACGTAAATTCTCACTCCCTTATTTTCTAGCCATTAGGAAATGGAGAAAAAACACAATACCTGAGAGGATAAAAACTGTTACAAATCTTATGTGTATTAATAAAATGGAACTATTAGACAAAATGCCGCATAAACTATCTAAAGGCGAGCAACAGAAGTTAGATATTTCAAGATATTTGATAACAAAACATCATGCCTATTTATTTGACAACCCTCTTGCCGCGCTTGATACAAGGACAAAACTTGAAGTACAACGGCAGTTAAGACAGATTATAAAGACTCTGAATGTTCCAAGTGCGTATGTCAGTTATATGCTGGATGAAGCCAAGGCTCTGAGTGATAAGATTATCATAATGAATGAAGGCAAAATCGAACAGACAGGAAAATACGCCGAAGTCATTTCACATCCTGCCAATCACTTTGTATCTGATTTTATTGGATGTCTTTTCTGATTGATTTTTACAGAATTCCTTTTATTACTCTATCAGCTTTATTTCTTAATTTGTTATCAGTTGAAGTCTTAAGTATTTCTGCAGCAACTCGAACCAGTTCTCTTCCCGCTATTTGCACACTAGCCGAATCTGAGGAGTTATATAATGATTCCCACAGTATCAAAGCAGTGCCTAGATCCCCTGCTCGGGCTTTTGCTAAAGCTTGCATTCTTTTTAAAAACATTGGACTGTCTTTCACTTCTGAGGCAAGAGCAAAGTACTTAGCGGATTTATCATAATTTTTCATATTATGCATACTTATAACCCCTGCGAACATAGGTATACGCCAGCCTATATTGGGATTGTGAGCAATAGCTTTATCAAATAGTATTAAGGATTTTGCAGGAGTCGTATGTGATATTGCCAATCCGCCAAATGTATATGCTGTAGTAAACAAAGGATCCAGATCTGTTACTCTTTCGAACATTTGATAGATGATATCAGATGATTCAACGTCCGCTTTTTTTACACCCGCCATATACTGTATTGTTTTAATCCATAATACGTCTGAAGCAATATTATCAAAACCCAATGCAGGTCGCTGAATAAACCTGTCCGCTAACCCAGCATCCTCTTTTATGTCATTTAGAATATTTCCCAGCGGCATTAACCCAACAAGTAACATAATTGCTATGATTATCTGAATTGAGACTTTTGAAGACTTCATAATTATTCCTCCTTATTTTTTTGTTTATGCAAAATCTTTATTCTTAAATATTGCGAGTGAAACCAGCAACATTACCGCAGTATATACAGCTCCATACAGAATAACACCAAAGATCAATCCCCATGGAACATAAATTCCATGAGCGACTGGAGCCTTTACATTGAAGTACTGAAAGTTCGGTAATGCGTAGTAAAGAACTAGGCCTGCGAATTTAGTTACTACGTTACCCGCTTTTTCTACTAGAAATGGTATCTGATATGACAGATGCCCAGCTATATAAACCACTATAGCTAATATGGAACTTACCATGGATGAACAAAAAGTAGAAAAAAGCACAGACACTGCTACCAGAATTATGGCTTCAAAACAGATAAGTATTAATGGCTTAAACATAACTAAATTTAAGGCGTGAGTTTTTATAGCTAGGATTGTTATAAACCCTACAGCCATTATAGCTATTGAAAGTAATGCAACGTATACTGCTCCCAGGAATTGTCCAAGGATAAATTCGTGTTTTCTTACAGGTTTTGATATTAATGTTTGAATCGTTCTTGATTCCATCTCCGTTGGAATAGCTGTAGAACCTACCATAATTGATATCAGCATTGCTGCTACAGCAATACCCGCCAGTCCAATATCTTTCATAAGCTTTGTCTCTTCACCTGCTGTGACTGCACTATATAATGTGGAATACGCTATAGCAAACAAACAAAAAACGACTATTACATAGAGAATTCTACTCTTTATCACCCTTTGATATACACCTTGTGCAATCGTTAAGATAATGTTCATGCTTTCTCCCCTCCCTTTTTTTCTATTGATTTCAAAAAATACTCCTCTAATGATTCCTTGTGTGGCGTTACAGAAATTCTTTTCCCATTATTAGCCTCCATTATATCCTCAATCTCCGAAACCTGCTTTTCGTCATTAACAGTAACAGTCACCATATCTCCATCAACTCTAAATCC belongs to bacterium and includes:
- a CDS encoding ABC transporter ATP-binding protein translates to MNIRLKDVSKVLKGRNGVEKVLLDKVNLEINEGEIACIMGPSESGKTYLLKVLAGLKPFDSGDIFIDNIHVDHLPKDKWPICTVYEDYFSYKKWRKRKFSLPYFLAIRKWRKNTIPERIKTVTNLMCINKMELLDKMPHKLSKGEQQKLDISRYLITKHHAYLFDNPLAALDTRTKLEVQRQLRQIIKTLNVPSAYVSYMLDEAKALSDKIIIMNEGKIEQTGKYAEVISHPANHFVSDFIGCLF
- a CDS encoding PKD domain-containing protein, producing MNLKAGIHKIDYYHTQFSGVTTAVAGWKKPKDKYFELIPAQVFLSPIHTKVTNFEKYDNSIAADFTWEQISNYQIDKNIYSCLQFYNLSGDQKLGGLCIWDFGDGTTSKKTNPLHVYLQPGEYKVKLKIMADKVILKDAREIRGQIKSISPALEIEIPNGTCLFPAKEVRSIEKDISDTTSQNIRTVDVFFNKDEDYKNRSRKYTKIISEYLNKCDSPKTLMASINFFLQVGEDSLTAKACNLFIEQFSSLDPIQIAKVYIILGDFYKNKKKIPNKLLKHIKKFYTFLMRKMLFYLQSGK
- a CDS encoding NTP transferase domain-containing protein, with the protein product MVNNNKEIQKKISEYSDNIDYSKNIVSIILAAGHGKRLKTESQKVLHKVWGIPSIKRIAESAKQGLACKNQIIVVGHKAIEVIDTIGKIKNTVFVYQNEQKGTGHAVKIALDALKNKFEGSVFIFPGDMCLMDSDTIRRFAKYFEFLNSDMMLATGIYTGPPELNYYGRILRVPDDSQNYRIIDLIEYKDILKLTNSQKHEIEYKNRKYSFSKEKLLQNSEFNSGMYAFRINELIKHINKIGTANVKKERYLTDMVKIYNRSGLSVDGFKIENKDLIIAFNNKTVLKYMESILRKKYYEQLKNLITIQDEEKFFIHEQVIKDIIKQDKKYGPLDISIGEDAYISSGVKLNRGVVIGKHTVIDGNIVLGENSWIDKNVYISTYSDQTLKIGENSRILQGDIIKGNTAIGKNVRIESSVNITGSDEFPTRINDNCLIKGTSYIFGSIIEKDNWIEHSVLIKQRVCRTIRKDGSIQKVKYILPLPQGIDSLESLDKD
- a CDS encoding ABC transporter permease, encoding MNIILTIAQGVYQRVIKSRILYVIVVFCLFAIAYSTLYSAVTAGEETKLMKDIGLAGIAVAAMLISIMVGSTAIPTEMESRTIQTLISKPVRKHEFILGQFLGAVYVALLSIAIMAVGFITILAIKTHALNLVMFKPLILICFEAIILVAVSVLFSTFCSSMVSSILAIVVYIAGHLSYQIPFLVEKAGNVVTKFAGLVLYYALPNFQYFNVKAPVAHGIYVPWGLIFGVILYGAVYTAVMLLVSLAIFKNKDFA